One Janthinobacterium sp. TB1-E2 genomic region harbors:
- a CDS encoding YXWGXW repeat-containing protein, whose translation MKPITLYAAAMLAISTAAFLPAQAMAQNQLGVSIVIGDAPPPPRFESAPAPRAGYVWAPGYWNWDGQRHVWTGGEWLRERGGNQYRRAAWIQENNRWRLDRGGWVAAQVQPVRYDDIRIAPPPPRREAIPRARHGYVWAPGHWEWRGQRYAWTPGVWIAERPGYVYAPPAWNQRDGRWQMEQGRWSRGPNGDRDRDGIPNRYDRDNGNRHDRDGDGVPNRDDRRPDNPRRY comes from the coding sequence ATGAAACCCATCACACTCTACGCAGCAGCCATGCTTGCCATCAGCACTGCGGCCTTCCTGCCTGCGCAAGCGATGGCACAGAATCAGCTCGGCGTCAGCATTGTCATCGGCGACGCCCCGCCTCCGCCACGGTTTGAAAGCGCGCCAGCGCCGCGCGCCGGCTATGTCTGGGCGCCTGGCTACTGGAACTGGGATGGCCAGCGCCACGTCTGGACCGGCGGCGAATGGCTGCGCGAACGGGGCGGCAACCAGTACCGCCGCGCCGCCTGGATACAGGAGAACAACCGCTGGCGCCTGGACCGTGGCGGCTGGGTCGCCGCGCAAGTGCAGCCCGTGCGCTATGACGACATCCGCATCGCCCCGCCGCCACCGCGCCGCGAAGCCATCCCGCGCGCCCGCCACGGCTACGTCTGGGCACCCGGCCACTGGGAATGGCGCGGCCAGCGCTACGCCTGGACGCCAGGCGTATGGATCGCCGAACGCCCCGGCTACGTGTATGCGCCGCCCGCCTGGAACCAGCGCGACGGCCGCTGGCAGATGGAGCAAGGCCGCTGGTCGCGCGGTCCGAACGGCGACCGCGACCGCGATGGCATCCCCAACCGCTATGACCGCGACAATGGCAACCGCCACGACCGCGATGGCGACGGGGTCCCAAACCGCGATGACCGCCGGCCAGATAATCCCCGCCGCTATTAA
- a CDS encoding transporter, with product MAMETAGFTYGSDTSGLVWGFLFGRDGQPLALDSTAALAWLADGAARPAQEFVWLHFNLSHAASEKWLMTHTQLADEFYETLHQGSRSTRIEQAENTLIAVVNDVVHNFSFEASDISTMWASVAQNLVITARRAPLQSIERLRQAVIKNHEPIRSSVELLIHLLRDQADVLVNIVRDAVARVDDIEDHLLAGRLVPKREDLGAMRRVLVRLQRLLAPEPAALFRLLQRPPSWVSELDSLELRQSTEEFSVVLSDMSSLQERIKLLQEEIAASVNEENSRSLFVLTIVTVLALPINIIAGMLGMNVGGIPLAQHPQGFWIIVAIIVTFTVVAGWLVVRVQRNS from the coding sequence ATGGCGATGGAAACTGCCGGTTTTACCTACGGCTCGGACACCTCGGGCCTGGTCTGGGGCTTCCTGTTTGGCCGCGACGGGCAGCCGCTGGCGCTCGACTCGACGGCGGCGCTGGCCTGGCTGGCCGATGGCGCGGCGCGCCCGGCGCAGGAATTCGTCTGGCTGCATTTCAATTTGTCGCATGCGGCCAGCGAAAAATGGCTGATGACGCACACGCAGCTGGCCGATGAATTCTATGAAACCCTGCACCAGGGTTCCCGTTCCACGCGCATCGAACAGGCGGAAAACACCCTGATCGCCGTGGTCAACGATGTGGTGCACAACTTCTCGTTTGAGGCGTCCGACATATCCACCATGTGGGCCAGCGTGGCGCAAAACCTCGTCATCACGGCGCGCCGCGCGCCGCTGCAGTCGATCGAACGCCTGCGCCAGGCCGTCATCAAGAACCACGAGCCGATACGCTCGTCGGTGGAATTGCTGATCCATCTGCTGCGCGACCAGGCGGACGTGCTGGTCAACATCGTGCGCGACGCCGTGGCGCGGGTCGACGATATCGAGGATCACTTGCTGGCGGGGCGCCTGGTGCCGAAACGCGAAGATCTGGGCGCCATGCGGCGCGTGCTGGTGCGGCTGCAACGCCTGCTGGCGCCGGAACCGGCCGCCCTGTTCCGCCTGCTGCAACGTCCGCCATCGTGGGTGTCGGAGCTCGACAGCCTGGAACTGCGCCAGTCGACGGAGGAGTTTTCGGTGGTGCTCAGCGATATGTCGTCCTTACAAGAACGCATCAAGCTGCTGCAGGAAGAGATCGCCGCCAGCGTCAACGAGGAAAACAGCCGCAGCCTGTTCGTGCTGACCATCGTCACCGTGCTGGCCTTGCCGATCAATATCATCGCCGGCATGCTGGGCATGAATGTGGGGGGTATTCCGCTGGCCCAGCATCCGCAGGGCTTCTGGATCATCGTCGCCATCATCGTCACGTTTACGGTCGTGGCGGGATGGCTGGTGGTGCGCGTGCAGCGAAACAGTTAA
- the rnk gene encoding nucleoside diphosphate kinase regulator — translation MEKKPKIILSSQDLERLEALLYALGNNLSPDKAALLDELGRAEVLEPQEIPPTVVTMNSTVRFTVENKEEFCLTLVYPKDVEGQADRISVLAPVGSALLGLSVGDSIAWPMPGGVVKVKIEEIVYQPERAGEYHR, via the coding sequence TTGGAAAAAAAACCAAAAATTATTTTGTCGTCACAAGACCTGGAACGACTGGAAGCGTTGTTGTATGCCTTGGGTAATAACTTATCGCCGGACAAGGCCGCCTTGCTCGATGAGCTGGGCCGCGCCGAGGTGCTCGAGCCGCAAGAAATTCCCCCTACCGTCGTGACGATGAATTCCACCGTGCGCTTCACGGTGGAAAACAAGGAGGAATTCTGCCTGACGCTCGTGTATCCGAAGGACGTGGAAGGCCAGGCCGACCGTATTTCCGTACTGGCGCCCGTCGGCAGCGCGCTGCTGGGCCTGTCCGTGGGCGACAGCATCGCCTGGCCCATGCCGGGCGGCGTCGTGAAGGTGAAAATCGAGGAAATCGTTTACCAGCCTGAACGGGCCGGCGAATACCACCGATAA
- a CDS encoding putative bifunctional diguanylate cyclase/phosphodiesterase has translation MMTPLILPSVQLRGDRIARLNLLAAAAMLATASLLLILFQLFSLQASFQRNLHIQADMLAPAATQAMREDNRLAAQQLLAPLAAAPHIRQALLYSPYGTPFARYARSGNDAVPAAPRNGLHLDYLDGSAAILKTLPGGGALYLRASLAPLYASLAQFAAFTVLVCLCAFGLTFLMVRRTRTAAQHAESHLHYLAHVDSVTQLPNRHEFNDALAYALARADRQDSSVGLLLLDLDNFKVVNDTLGHHCGDQLLKLVAERLVAILRGTDIICRIGGDEFVVIVEPADDASEMASVARKILAVLAAPFDLEGHQLYVSASIGVSLYPFDAQDVATLTRNADTAMYHAKHQGKNRYAVFKAEMELRAQRRLRMEANLRRALQNEELYLHYQPQIDLRSGRIVGVEALIRWNCREMGQLSPAEFIPVAEESGIIVDLGRWVLQSACRQAALWCKAGLLDSLEHVAVNLSACQARDPGLMDDIRAILHETQLPHGLLELEITEGVLMDNIHANVELMRRLQETGIHLSIDDFGTGYSSMSYLKRLPIDQLKIDRSFVHDLPGEGEAIVTAIIAMAHSLHLKVVAEGVETLRQVEFLRTAGCDNVQGFFFARPMTAAQLTALLLERRDWSTRTILPA, from the coding sequence ATGATGACGCCATTGATACTGCCGTCCGTGCAATTGCGCGGCGACCGGATAGCCCGGCTGAACTTGCTGGCCGCGGCGGCCATGCTGGCCACGGCCAGCCTGCTGCTGATCCTCTTCCAATTGTTTTCCCTTCAGGCATCCTTCCAGCGCAACCTGCACATCCAGGCCGACATGCTGGCACCCGCCGCCACCCAGGCCATGCGCGAAGACAATCGTCTCGCGGCACAACAACTGCTCGCTCCCCTCGCCGCCGCCCCGCATATCCGGCAAGCCCTGCTCTACAGCCCCTATGGCACACCGTTTGCCCGCTACGCGCGCAGCGGCAACGACGCCGTGCCGGCGGCGCCGCGCAACGGCCTGCACCTCGATTACCTGGACGGCAGCGCCGCGATATTGAAGACCCTGCCCGGCGGCGGCGCGCTCTACCTGCGTGCCAGCCTGGCGCCGCTGTATGCCAGCCTGGCGCAATTTGCCGCCTTCACCGTGCTGGTCTGCCTGTGCGCGTTCGGCCTGACGTTCCTGATGGTGCGCCGCACGCGCACCGCCGCCCAGCATGCGGAAAGCCATCTGCACTACCTGGCCCACGTCGACTCCGTCACGCAGTTGCCGAACCGCCATGAATTCAACGACGCCCTGGCCTACGCGCTGGCGCGCGCCGACCGCCAGGACAGCAGCGTAGGCCTGCTGCTGCTGGACCTGGACAACTTCAAGGTAGTCAACGATACGCTGGGCCACCACTGCGGCGACCAGTTGCTCAAGCTCGTCGCCGAGCGCCTGGTGGCCATCCTGCGCGGCACCGACATCATCTGCCGCATCGGCGGCGATGAATTCGTCGTCATCGTCGAACCGGCCGACGACGCCTCGGAAATGGCCAGCGTGGCGCGCAAGATCCTCGCCGTGCTGGCCGCGCCGTTCGACCTCGAAGGCCACCAGCTGTATGTCAGCGCGAGCATCGGCGTGAGCCTGTATCCGTTCGACGCGCAGGACGTGGCCACCCTGACGCGCAATGCCGATACGGCCATGTACCACGCCAAGCACCAGGGCAAGAACCGCTACGCCGTGTTCAAGGCCGAAATGGAATTGCGCGCCCAGCGCCGCCTGCGCATGGAAGCGAACCTGCGCCGCGCGCTGCAAAACGAGGAACTGTATCTGCACTACCAGCCGCAGATCGACTTGCGCAGCGGGCGCATCGTCGGCGTGGAAGCGCTGATACGCTGGAACTGCCGCGAGATGGGCCAGCTGAGTCCTGCCGAATTCATCCCCGTGGCCGAGGAAAGCGGCATCATCGTCGACCTGGGACGCTGGGTGCTGCAAAGCGCCTGCCGCCAGGCGGCCCTCTGGTGCAAGGCGGGCCTGCTCGATTCGCTCGAGCACGTGGCCGTCAACCTGTCGGCCTGCCAGGCGCGCGATCCGGGACTGATGGACGACATCCGCGCCATCCTGCACGAAACGCAGCTGCCGCATGGCTTGCTGGAGCTGGAAATCACGGAAGGGGTCTTGATGGACAATATCCACGCCAACGTGGAATTGATGCGGCGCCTGCAGGAGACGGGCATCCACCTGTCGATCGACGATTTCGGCACCGGTTATTCATCGATGTCCTACCTGAAGCGCCTGCCGATCGACCAGTTGAAGATCGACCGCAGCTTCGTGCACGACCTGCCCGGCGAGGGCGAAGCCATCGTCACGGCCATCATCGCCATGGCGCACAGCCTGCATCTGAAAGTGGTGGCCGAAGGGGTGGAAACCTTGCGGCAGGTGGAGTTTTTGCGGACAGCGGGCTGCGACAACGTGCAGGGCTTTTTCTTCGCGCGCCCGATGACGGCGGCGCAGTTGACGGCATTGCTGCTGGAGCGGCGCGACTGGAGTACGCGGACGATCTTGCCGGCCTGA